From Oncorhynchus kisutch isolate 150728-3 unplaced genomic scaffold, Okis_V2 scaffold1267, whole genome shotgun sequence, a single genomic window includes:
- the LOC116365616 gene encoding uncharacterized protein LOC116365616 isoform X1, with protein sequence MALFQSKGLSILLLIIRTQFAGAESCSHVDAPQFITATQEEVAVLPCFTSIHKDLAARVKWTKLSLKPEDILVWPDNPSVAHKSERVAFESGADVVVAGNLSLSLRDVRKSDEGLYSCKVWLGWSCVHVKNITLKVKECKILHSVMAAHNGIATLPCLLNMTTGNPQISSVTWAEIKGDSEIQILQYPTDISNQTFLGKRVSFGGNLSSGDASLALSMVEYSHSQWYRCRLQMGQNERCFEVKLQVKEQEENLVVRTFTTTELTNPAVTARGSPERVATATVGTATIAASSMCVIVIMALTLGLIICLRRRRHSDGDESDWNTYEDVQDPATGPNCLYSLAEFDQKDNLGTFQWQ encoded by the exons ATGGCACTGTTTCAGTCAAAAGGGTTATCAATACTTCTGTTGATCATCAGAACACAGTTTGCTG GTGCTGAGTCTTGTTCTCATGTAGATGCGCCACAATTCATCACAGCTACTCAGGAAGAGGTAGCTGTCCTCCCCTGTTTCACATCAATCCACAAAGATTTAGCAGCCAGAGTGAAATGGACAAAACTTTCACTTAAACCTGAGGACATCTTGGTGTGGCCTGATAATCCCTCTGTGGCCCATAAATCAGAACGTGTGGCCTTCGAGTCGGGAGCGGATGTTGTGGTGGCTGGaaacctgtccctgtctctaaGAGATGTAAGGAAATCTGACGAAGGGCTTTATAGTTGCAAGGTTTGGTTGGGATGGAGTTGTGTCCATGTGAAAAACATCACTCTAAAAGTGAAAG AATGCAAAATTCTACATTCAGTTATGGCAGCACACAATGGGATAGCTACCCTGCCTTGCCTGTTGAACATGACTACAGGAAATCCCCAAATATCATCGGTGACCTGGGCAGAGATCAAGGGAGACAGTGAGATCCAAATACTTCAATACCCTACAGATATCTCCAACCAAACATTCCTAGGAAAAAGGGTGAGCTTTGGAGGGAATCTCAGTTCAGGAGATGCATCTTTGGCTCTCTCCATGGTGGAGTACAGTCACAGCCAATGGTACAGATGTAGGTTGCAGATGGGACAAAATGAACGCTGCTTTGAGGTCAAGCTGCAGGTTAAAG AACAGGAAGAGAACCTGGTTGTTCGGACTTTCACCACAACTGAACTAACAAACCCTG CAGTTACTGCCAGGGGGAGTCCAGAAAGAGTTGCGACTGCTACAGTTGGAACGGCTACTATAGCGGCTTCATCCATGTGTGTGATTGTCATAATGGCTCTTACGCTGGGATTGATCATTTGCCTCAGACGCCGCAGACACTCAG atgGAGATGAGTCTGACTGGAATACTTATGAAGATGTACAAGACCCAG CAACGGGACCCAATTGTTTGTATTCACTTGCAGAGTTTGACCAGAAGGACAACCTAGGCACTT ttcAATGGCAGTGA
- the LOC116365616 gene encoding uncharacterized protein LOC116365616 isoform X2, producing MALFQSKGLSILLLIIRTQFAGAESCSHVDAPQFITATQEEVAVLPCFTSIHKDLAARVKWTKLSLKPEDILVWPDNPSVAHKSERVAFESGADVVVAGNLSLSLRDVRKSDEGLYSCKVWLGWSCVHVKNITLKVKECKILHSVMAAHNGIATLPCLLNMTTGNPQISSVTWAEIKGDSEIQILQYPTDISNQTFLGKRVSFGGNLSSGDASLALSMVEYSHSQWYRCRLQMGQNERCFEVKLQVKEQEENLVVRTFTTTELTNPVTARGSPERVATATVGTATIAASSMCVIVIMALTLGLIICLRRRRHSDGDESDWNTYEDVQDPATGPNCLYSLAEFDQKDNLGTFQWQ from the exons ATGGCACTGTTTCAGTCAAAAGGGTTATCAATACTTCTGTTGATCATCAGAACACAGTTTGCTG GTGCTGAGTCTTGTTCTCATGTAGATGCGCCACAATTCATCACAGCTACTCAGGAAGAGGTAGCTGTCCTCCCCTGTTTCACATCAATCCACAAAGATTTAGCAGCCAGAGTGAAATGGACAAAACTTTCACTTAAACCTGAGGACATCTTGGTGTGGCCTGATAATCCCTCTGTGGCCCATAAATCAGAACGTGTGGCCTTCGAGTCGGGAGCGGATGTTGTGGTGGCTGGaaacctgtccctgtctctaaGAGATGTAAGGAAATCTGACGAAGGGCTTTATAGTTGCAAGGTTTGGTTGGGATGGAGTTGTGTCCATGTGAAAAACATCACTCTAAAAGTGAAAG AATGCAAAATTCTACATTCAGTTATGGCAGCACACAATGGGATAGCTACCCTGCCTTGCCTGTTGAACATGACTACAGGAAATCCCCAAATATCATCGGTGACCTGGGCAGAGATCAAGGGAGACAGTGAGATCCAAATACTTCAATACCCTACAGATATCTCCAACCAAACATTCCTAGGAAAAAGGGTGAGCTTTGGAGGGAATCTCAGTTCAGGAGATGCATCTTTGGCTCTCTCCATGGTGGAGTACAGTCACAGCCAATGGTACAGATGTAGGTTGCAGATGGGACAAAATGAACGCTGCTTTGAGGTCAAGCTGCAGGTTAAAG AACAGGAAGAGAACCTGGTTGTTCGGACTTTCACCACAACTGAACTAACAAACCCTG TTACTGCCAGGGGGAGTCCAGAAAGAGTTGCGACTGCTACAGTTGGAACGGCTACTATAGCGGCTTCATCCATGTGTGTGATTGTCATAATGGCTCTTACGCTGGGATTGATCATTTGCCTCAGACGCCGCAGACACTCAG atgGAGATGAGTCTGACTGGAATACTTATGAAGATGTACAAGACCCAG CAACGGGACCCAATTGTTTGTATTCACTTGCAGAGTTTGACCAGAAGGACAACCTAGGCACTT ttcAATGGCAGTGA